The Diabrotica undecimpunctata isolate CICGRU chromosome 3, icDiaUnde3, whole genome shotgun sequence genome includes the window CTTTATCTTGATTGCGATATTCTTCATAAACATAAAAAGTACAACCATTGTCATCGGCGACGGGATAGCTGGTATAGATTTTTCCTACCCAATTTCTGCCAGAAAAGAACTGTCTTCCAAGGTATAGCGAAGAATTGTAATTGAGGGCAAGTGATTCCCATCCAGCTCTTACTGGGCGGGAATCGTCAGAGTCAAAGAGTGATTCAAAATATGAAGGTCTAGCATACTCCCAAAAGAGTTTGTTTAAGTAATCATTTTTTCCAACTagaatctaaaaaataacaagtaTGATTTAAAGTTCTCTCTAAATCCCTAGTTGATTAAAAttgtttatgaaaaaaatttGCTTACAAGAATGATCATTTTTTAATGTATCTAGAGAACAAGTAGGTACATTTGACTAGGCAAACATAAAAATCATGATATAGACAAGCAATATAAGAGAATCCACTTTAaagtataaagtttaaaaaagaaaatatatatatatatatatatatatatatatatatatatatatatatatatatatatatatatatatatatatatatatatatatatatatatatatatacactcgcgatgataaaatccgggtcaccttgaaaatttcaagtttctggaatatttttgcttctggtgcagtaataaccttttttaggcttacgtattttttatttgtcatcaatgtttgttttgaaagaaaaaaagaacggttttttattgtttttattgaaaaagcagaaaacaaaccaaatttttgataaaacaggcatgcgaaaaaaatgaaaaatacagaacgtggtaaaatgtcagtgaaatttcaatgacaaatatcgtgtattgcctccacttgctctaatgacctcttgcagacgacggggcatactctcaatttttctccggatgacatgttgtggtatgttattccactctctcactaacagatccttaagctcctctCCGTTGTTAgaaggagatgttaggggttgaatccattttttcaaatcgtcccagatatgttcgatgggattcaggtccggagacctagctggccagggtaacctcgtaattccaacgtcgtccaagtattgcatactaatcatggcaacgtgcgttcgcgcgttgttctgcataaaaacgacgttttctccaagccttgtcATGGTGTGCAAAGTGCaaaacatgttcttccagaatctccgtaatgtcccttcgtgcaggtaaggacccattttcgatgaagggtaattctgtgcggaagtcggaagatacacctccccaagccatgaccgagcctccaccaaatggcattcttggagcaatgcaagcttgtgaaaatcattcaccggttctccttcAAACTCTTAcgcgtccatcggatccagttaggcagaaacgggattcatctgagaataactctttgctccaatcgttaattcccaatgcgcgtattgtcgagcaaaagctagtcgtgcaactcgatgcgccaggcaaAGTGTCAGTCCTGTAGCTATtgcccgagaagatagtccaaaagaacgaaatcttctcctgactgttgcaacgcaaacattgcgatttcgtacgaTTTtcgtagacgatttcgatgcataatcgtagttgaggtccggtttcgtaaagcctgaaacacaaaaaaacggtcatctcgtaccgtggtcattcttcttcgtccagagccaggtcatCTGGACAACAAACCTTTCTCCTGAAAGCGTtcaagcactcgttgaaccgtagaaaggcttacgccaacagttcttgcgacttgccgttgagtgtgaccgtctttcacaagcgcaacaatttgtgccgtttcatcAACAGTCAAgagtatttttggcaaaaaataaacaataataaagactaataatggcactaataaacactaatggtggcaataataaatgtttgttcgttgcatttgaacagaaagtcgaagcacaaatgagacatttaaaacaagcggcagttacaggtaccgttcattttgggaagtgggCGCTTTTCCGCGAAAttggcactattgaaattctttattgcaaaggaaaccgctaaacagacaacaattcccagaaacatgcattagtttgtatttgtgttattattatttacgataaagctcgtttaaaatgaaatatcggtgattttcaaggtgacccgtattttatgatcgcgagtgtatatatattcACTATATATTTTTACTCAATTAGTTTTGAGcttcttgaaccgtactatatttaatataaaattagtatttcttgggtttaggttcaataagatATATATTACATGtaaaactagattttattttccatagcaatcaacgtttcggcaggaaacccttgctttgtcaagattctaaaatgtacatgcATAAGAACAAAcggttattgtaaaatatgtatatatatgacttaccaaaacgtaaaacgggacacagacattaatgaactgacaaataaaagttgatatctaaTATCTCAtagtttactgtcattagtatataattatttttatatgagcgtATCATTGATGTATCATATGACATCCGAAGGGATAAAAAGattatacagcattgctaaagcaagggacaagtcatcaaaggacttAACACACGTGCAGCAGATTAAGAATGCGGATGGAAGAGTTTTAAGAACCcatgttgaaataaagcaaagatggtatgCGTACTTTAataagttgctaaatgaagaacaaCAAAAGTGGCAGAGGATGCGGGATACCAAATGATAATTTAATACCGGGGATAGCGAGAGATTAAGTTGTCGAGGCGTTAAATAGGACCAAGAACGGTAAGGCAGTGGGACCTGATGGAATACCTGTGgaggtttggaaggctctaggaGAGGAAGGGGTTGATATTGTGTGGCAAATGATAAGTAGGTTGTATGAGGAAGAAAGGATGCCCAATGCATGGAGAGAGGATGTGATGGTATCATTAGGACATCGATGAAGGAAAGATAAAtcgataggagaagaacagtttggtTTATGCCAGGAAGGAAGACAACGGATGCCCTGTTTGTAttgagacagttgatagagaaatacaACGATAAAAAAAGAGAGCaacatttgatatttatagaccttgagaaggCGTATTGCACAGTTtctagacaagagctatggagatgtatgagagagaaatgggttccttagaagtacgtaaggctcgtgaaggatatgtatgagggagcgtacaccaaagtaaggactgcTATCGGATTGACCGAAATTTTTTTAGTGACGGTTGGTGTCATATATTTGACATTTTAGTAGTTCCATGACATGACACTTGAACGTTGACAGATGTCATGGGACGTTACTCACTTCATTACTTAAGGAGTTACGTTATGTAGGTTACCACACACACGCTTTTAATTAGTGAAATAAAGGAACATAAAATACATTCAACACCATTTTCATTACATTACACGTACATATACACCAGCTTGGTGACGAGGACGGTCGAATCTACAAGAAATTCTTTAAAAGATGACTGAGACTACAATCCATTCTGTTCACAgcgtatttaaataaattaaatacaaaacataatatgtttttgtttttaattcattAACCTTACAAGTTTAGCATTTTCTTACGATGAGGAGACTTGTTATATACTTGACATTTTAGTAGTTCTATAACATGACACTTGGACGCTGACAGATGTCATGGGACGTTACTCTCTTCATTACTTACGGAGTTACGTTATGTAGGTTACCAcacatatatgtttttaattagtgAAATAAATGACCATAAAATACATTCAACACCATTTTCATTACATTACACGTACATATACAACAGTTGGTTTTTCTTCACACCTTGTAAGCAATTAGCATACATTATTAGAGTTTATAACTTTCTCAATGCCCAATAAAGTATAATATAAGATAAGATTATATTAGTATTACCTTGATATTATCGCAAATTTTTTCGATCTCTTTTAAACCTACAGCAATATGCACACATTTTTGTCCTGCGATAATACTTGTAGGTATGAAACCCTCAAATTGTTCATTACTGTAGTGAACTAATCCAATATAAGTATCCTCATGGTCCATAGTTTCTCCAGATGGGATTGCATCGTCGGGGATTGAATCAGGATTATAATCCTGCCATTCAACGACGTCacctaaaattttaaaagaagaaaataattttaagttaatatttttagtaAAACAGGCAAAAACTCAGCAGTACGTATCAACAAAATTCCAATTGTATATAACATTAAACATTTATGAAAtacttattaaaatattatgacgaaattattagacaaaagaaccaaatgactatctacagaacattAATTAGACCCATAGTAACCTATGGTTTTGAGACCTGAGTAAAGAAGCGTCacttgctgtctttactactctatttattgtcattcagcttatatgatcgtttcattctactcttttatttcttacccagtcctagATGTTCTCCACCTCGCCcctacgtcatatatctgtacttctagctctgtcccatagtgttttaccatcaattttttcatctcaagtgtttttatctctgctgtttctaatattctTCTTGTCCTCTCTAtctcaggtcgtgtttctgccgcgtatgtcattactggtctgatgactgttttgtaaattctgcctttcatttcttctccgatatttttatttctccatattgtttcattcaggcaacctgcggctctgtttgctctattcacttgatctgcTACCTCTGTTTCAACCTTTCCGGTATTAGATAATATGATGCCTATATATTTAAagtccatcacttgttctattatctgaccttccagctccaatttacatcttagtaaacttgctgttagaaccatgcattttgtctttttttggggaaattagcATGTTGAATGTAGTTACTATAATGTTTacaatttgtatatatatatatatatatatatgtatatatatataaatatatatatatatatatatatatatatatatatatatatatatatatatacaatttatgggcctgcgtagcgcaagcggtaggatgcttgactcgcaagccggtggtccggggttcgaatcccaccgccggcaagaacatctagacattttaaaaatgtctataggccccaggtcgactcagcctgaataaaaatgagtaccttgggtaaaaccaggggtaataatagacggttgaagcgtagcactggccatgttaccttccttgtataccgtaggccctagatatagcagactaccctgctatactcccaaagccgcgacagcggtataaaacgggagactattatattattatatatacaatttatatatattatgttcTTTGCCTCAAGGTACACAAAACTCTGAAGCTGAATCTGGACAAAAAAAACGAAGAAATTTACTGAGAAGCTAAAAACAAAGCCaaaaggatttgaaaaaaaaatacatcagCAATCATGGAAAAAATTTGTGAACTTGAAATACCAGGGCCCACACTAGCTGAAGTAAAGTCCGCAATTTCGTCCCTAAAAACCATAAAGCCCCAGGCCCAGGCGGCATACAGGCGGAACTACTAAAAAAAGGGGGAGAAAAGCTCCACCTTGAAATATATTATCTTATAAGAGAAGTCTGGGAAAGAGAAGAAATATCGAAACACTGGCATGAAAGCCATATAGTGCCTATCCACAAGAAGGGAGACAAACAAATATgtcggaactatagaggaatatcgttaatcaacacaacgtacaaaattatatccataatactgtCTAGAAGGCTAACTCCATACGCAGAGGAAAAAATAGGCGACTATGAAAGCGGATTCAGACCGAGAAGGTCGaccatagaccagatattcgtcttacgccaggtgttggaaaaaaactgggaattcaaaaGCAATGTACACCAAATCTTtgtggactttaaacaagcttacgattctgttagcagagaagcattgtgggagaccatggtagaaatgggagtacctggaaagctggtacgattagcacaggtgagcaccacgtcggaggaattcctcattgacaccgggcttagacaaAGAGATCATCTCGCTCCcttgctatttaattttgcactggaacatgtggtaaggaaagctcaaccacaactgacaaacgaatttgccgcccaaggatcaaaaatactattggcgtttgcggatgacgtggacacaattgcagaatgcaccagagatgcaaaagaagttttcactctattcgaaaacggagccaaggaagttggtctgaagttcgacgaggacaagaccaagtacatggtggttacgaagaaccaAAGACCAAGGGTAAGacaaaacgttaaaattaataaatacaactttgaagtcgtcaaagaattcaagtaccagggagcgatcataacatttgaaaataaatatgaaaaggacgtggcagccagaatcattgcaggaaacagataatattacttattattgaccgtacttaaatcaaaaatactctcaataccagcaaaaataagagtttacaagacaataattcgtcccacaataacgtatgaaAGGGAGAcatgaaccagcgggaaacgacaaaattactggtactagaaagaaagatactgcggactatttTTGGGCCTTGCCGAGAAGAGACAataggagaatggagaagaatacACAATGATGTACGTGatgagtgacgaaagactcctgaatgccacattctgggaaaggcccgatagCAGAAGGTctgttggtcgcccaagaaagaaatggaaggacgcagtagccagtgatctatgcaaaatgggaacacagcaatgggaaatagctgctcaagACCTACAACAATgaagggaaatagtaaacgcaaccaagactcacatagagttgcagagccaaatgatgatgatgacaaactTAATTAGGTCACTAAccattttatagaaataaaaattcaGTTAAAAATTAACTGCAATTTTCATTGAGTCATAGCGTAGATAATGAAAGATATTTAGTATATTTTCGTTGAGCTTACCTTGGCTAGTCCTTCCATAAGTTTGGTGACTATAGAAAAGTACTAGAATAAAACACAACTTGTTTGCTATCATCTTGGTATATGAGTACATATAACTGAATTTACACtaatacttttgtttttatatactAAAAATTCCGGAAATATTAAGTGTTCGGATATTAGAATTATAAGTGTTTTATCTGTAATTCAATAGATACATATAATGACCCAGGTGGTTAATGCGTGTATTTGCTTTTGAAAGTAAAAATAGATAATATAATTAGATACAAGTGCAAGTTTCCTTTAAAAATATGGAAGTAATTAATAAAACTAAATACTTTAGGATTTAATTAACATAATGCAGTTACGATCAAATACATAATTGTCAGTGTTAACCAATTTTATAGTTTCGACAAGTAAATCAAAGAAAACAATTGCAGTGGAAAAATAGTAGAGCCCGAAAAAAATCGTAATTGGGGCCATGATTTATTACCTATTATTTATTTTGTGTGGGTAGTCACTACCACATAAATTTTGTAAAACACGTATTatactatttgatttttttaaaacacaattttaaagAGGTCTTTAAAACTGCTTTTAGGTTTTTTCTCAATTCGGAAAGAATTATTCACCTGCAAAAATCAAGGGAAATCACCGAAATTACTATTCCGTTGTCTCTctaaaacgaaatttttaaataatacggCGTGTTCTGTGGGACTAAAAACCTCAAATTATTTTGGTGATGACAAGTTTAGCATGGTACtgattaatatttgttttataagatataaaacagatgaattatttttgtttctagaggaattatGATTTGAGAAGCATTGGCTTGAAGTCAACGagctttttttgtagaaaaatatgccACAATTGataggtatgatcgtccaagttcagctcatggtggcacctTAATTCTTTCTATAAATGATGATTtttctcctataacaaaatatgactttctgttaaatgaagccttttttgagtttttattcATAATATCCAAAAGTTTTAATATCCAAAAAGTTAAAAAGTATACGTAAGGGCCATCTTCTTGTTGCTCTTTTACATGTGTACTCTCGGatcaatttttctaaaatatcaaCTCCACTTTTGGTTTTGTTGTAATACAAAATAATCTTTGGTTAAAACTTTTGGTCTTCACCAGAAATTTCATGTTAATTGTGTAAGGTCGATAATAATACAACAAACTTGTTAGGCTTGGTTACATATAAAACTACTAGTGAAAAAAATTTTGAAGAATACAGTAAGCGATCTGTCATTTCAAGCAATGATTTGGATAAACTCTTCttatttttttctgatagtaCCCAAAAGAGTTAAATTTTTGCATAAGAGTTCTTCAGATAAAGCAATGtcggtaaaaaaattatcaattgTAATATTTCGACCAGACCTATACCAATGTTCTTTAAGTGTTTTGACAACTCTTGAGCCTTGGTTACGTTTAGATTGATCACCAATCTTTCCAGTATATATCTCAAATTTACAGCAATAAAAATTTTCAGCATCACATAGGGTCCAAACctttatacagtattttttcGGTTTACTAGGTATATAAATCAGAAATGGACAACGTCCCCTAAAATCTATAAGCTGCTCGTCGATAGTACCAAAAGCAGATGGTTCATATGATTCCCTAAAATATTGAGCAAATAGATCAGCGATTTCTCGAATAGGAGCTAATTTATCTCGTTCTCTTCTTTCTGCTCTAGTATCCAAATTATCAAAGCGAATATACTTCAAAATACTTACAAATATATCCCGGCTTAGAGATGCTTTATAAATAGGACGCGTAAATGCAGTATTTGTATTGAATATCTCTGAACCTTCCACATAATATAAGTATACCAAAGAAAGTACGCAGTTCGACTAGA containing:
- the LOC140436144 gene encoding uncharacterized protein, with amino-acid sequence MYSYTKMIANKLCFILVLFYSHQTYGRTSQGDVVEWQDYNPDSIPDDAIPSGETMDHEDTYIGLVHYSNEQFEGFIPTSIIAGQKCVHIAVGLKEIEKICDNIKILVGKNDYLNKLFWEYARPSYFESLFDSDDSRPVRAGWESLALNYNSSLYLGRQFFSGRNWVGKIYTSYPVADDNGCTFYVYEEYRNQDKVEVYGGVMYEVLLFKY